In a genomic window of Scyliorhinus torazame isolate Kashiwa2021f chromosome 5, sScyTor2.1, whole genome shotgun sequence:
- the LOC140419518 gene encoding uncharacterized protein — translation MKKPWKCGACGKGFRVPSQLEIHRRSHTGERPFTCSKCGKGFTQFSSLQAHQRVHTGEKPLTCSRCGKGFTRLSTLQIHQRVHTGERSFTCSQCGKGFTQLSNLQRHQRVHTEERPFTCSQCEKGFTQLSHLQRHQRVHTGERPFTCSLCGKGFTRVSNLQSHQRVHTGERPFTCSLCGKGFAEVSTLRRHQRVHTGERPFTCSQCGKGFTQLSHLRTHQRGHTGETPSTSQCETGLHVSSDLL, via the coding sequence ATGAAGAAGccgtggaaatgtggggcctgtgggaagggattcagagtcccatctcagctggagattcatcgacgcagtcacaccggggagaggccattcacctgctcaaagtgtgggaagggatttactcagttctccagcctgcaggcacaccagcgagttcacactggggagaagccactcacctgctctcggtgtgggaaaggatttactcggttatctacgctgcagatacaccagcgagttcacactggggagagatcattcacctgctcccagtgtgggaagggatttactcagttatccaatctgcagagacatcagcgagttcacactgaggagaggccattcacctgctctcagtgtgagaaaggatttactcaattatctcacctgcagagacaccagcgagttcacactggggagaggccattcacctgctctctgtgtgggaaaggatttactcgagtatccaacctgcagtcacaccagcgagttcacactggagagaggccgttcacctgctctctgtgtgggaaaggatttgctgaagtatccaccctgcggagacaccagcgagttcacactggggagaggccattcacctgctctcagtgtgggaagggattcactcagttatctcacctgcggacacaccagcgaggccacactggggagacgccgtccacctctcaatgtgagacgggattgcatgtttcatcgGACCTGCTGTGa